AGTAAATGCTTGGGGATTTGAAATTCCGGCAGAAGGGTCAAATCTTGTCGTGCTGCCTCTGGCAGTAATCCATATAATTCCCGATTTTTCAATATATATTCCCCATATTTCACTACCTCCCAATCCGTCTTTGGCTGTTACGCTTGTAAAGCTTTTGCCATCATAGCGGCAAATACCCTCTTTCATGGTAAACCAAAAATTACCTGCCCGATCCTGTATGATACCACCGGCATAATTATCTCCCAAGCCTTCTTTCTCTGTAAGATTTATTATCGTTTTTCCATCATACCGAAACACCCCATTGCTATGAGAAGCAAACCAAATGTTTCCCGATTTGTCTTCGATGATGTCTGTAACATTTATAGAGTCAAGCAAATTAAACGACCAAAAACATTTGCCCCCTATGCTATCGGCAGCCGGATTGTATTGAAAAACTCCGCCTTCTGTGCCTATCCAAAGCCTGCCTGCACTATCAGACAAAATACATTTCCGGCCAACCCAACTTTTATTCAGCCCATTCTCTCCGGTATAGCTTCTAAAATTTTTTCAGTCATATTTAAAAGCGCCAAGGTCTGTTCCAAACCACAGATTCCCTTGCTTGTCTTCGGCAATCGCCTGTATGCTATTGGCGGTTAGCCCTTCCGGTTTGCCGAAATATTGCAAAGTAGCATGATCATATCTTACTACTCCTTCGCCAAGGGTTCCAAACCACAGATTCCCTTTCGAGTCCTGAAAAATGCTTCTGACATACTGACTGACTAAAGTAGTATCGTAATCAGGATATATTTCGACCGCCTTGTAGTTTCTTATTACTTCCGGACTTGCTTTGGAGGCAACCGCCTCATCCGGCAGGTTAGTATGAACTTTTCCGGTACAGGAACAAAAAGTAGCTAATAAACTAAGCAGTAATATTTTGTACAAGGACATCATGCTGATTGCAATTTTTAAAATAGTCCGTTAAATGTATAGAGGCAATGCATCCCGTTTCCCTGCCTGAATATTCTTGTAATTCTTTGATTTATCCCGCAAGTATAAACCCCTTGACCATAAAATTAACCCAATTATTTTCGACTAATATAATTATGCAAACAGAATAAGGTGTTACGAATAAAGCAAAACCATATTACCTCAGTAAATTAGTATATCAATAAGATTATAAAGGGGCAACAGGTTGCCATTACTCCAGCACCTTGATAAAAAACACAAACTCTTCCAGCAGTTTAACCTGTTCTTTCAGTTCTTTTCCGGTCAGAAGGTTGGTTTCGGGCAACACCACTTTTTCGGGCAGCAGTTCAATCAGGTTGAGGACGTTTCTTGTTTTGATGGCATAGGTTGCGCTTTCTGCCTGCGAATGTTTGGCTTTAATGATGCCAATGAGGTTTCCCTGATAATCGTAAAGGGGCCCTCCGCTGTTTCCCGGATGTACCGGAACGGTTAGCTGATAGGTGGACACATCGCCTTTAAATCCTTTTGGAGAACTGATGACCCCATCCGTCAGTTTTAGAGATTCGCCCATAGTCGCCGATAGGGGAAACCCCATGGTATAAACCTTTTCACCCACTTCAGACAGGTTGGTTTTGATGGTATAGGGTATTTCGGGCAGGGACGAAAAATTCCAGTCTTCGATTTTTATGACCGCCAGGTCGTTGATTTCATCGTTGACCATGACTACAGCCTGATAGACCACTTTTTTACCGTTGCTCATCGTTTGAACTTCTATCAGGTTGCCTCCCTGAATAACATGGTTGTTGGTAACAATATAGCCGTTGGAGGAAACGGCTATGCCGCTTCCGGTAGCTACTAATCTTCGCTGTTGTCCCTGACGCGGAAACTGTTTGTAGTATTTATACACCGTCTCCTCTTCGTTTGCAAAGGTCAGATACAACATGTTCGACTGATCCACCGACAAATAGACATCTTCTTCCATTTGCTTGTTTTCGGAGTACCAATGCACATTGTAAAAGTTCAGGGTGCCGGTGGGGTAAATATACCCGGCCACCTCTCCAACCTGCCAGTCTTCGTAATTGGAAGCGCCGTTGAGGTAAATCGCATCGAAGTTGCCGGAATCGGGATTTTTGACCACTGCAATCCGGTATTTGGATTTGTTGGGAACGCCAATGATAAATTTTTCGTAAATACCTTCTAAATTATTGTCGGGTTTGTTGCCGGTAAAATATTTTTTAAGACTTTCTTCGTTCCAACCGGTTTGGTTGCGCGGAAGTTTGAGGCGTTTCGCTTTTTCATAAACCAGGGTGGTGTCGTAAAACGAGCGCCAAATAGAATACAGTTTGTCCAGTAAATAGGGGTCGTTGTATAAAGTATCGGTGGTAATAAACTGAAAATAGTCGCCGGTACAAGCGTTAAACTCCATGACATGATTGGTAAACAACTGTTTTTTAACCACCTCCATCTGCACTTTTACCCGCACAATATCGCAATAGGAGGGGGCGGATTCGTACAAAGTTTTTTTGTCTTCGGAGGTAATGGCCACTGTTTTAAAACCAAGGCTTTTCAGGTATTTGGCAAAATGATCGAGCAACACACTTCCATCGGTGTCTATTTTTTTTTGAACTTCAGGGCTTGTTACCAGTTCTGCAAATTTTACCCCCTGCATATAATCGAAAAGGTTAAGCGCCGGATTTGACTGCGATAAACTGATATTGCCGGAAGGGTTATCGGCAAAAACAAACGCATTAGAGCCCAAAAAAAAGAAGGTCAATAACACAAAAATGGTTGGTCTGCAGTCCATATTTAAAATCGTTTTAACAGCGCTATCAGGGTTAAACAACCAATAGGATATAAACGGTTGACTATATTATTTCGGCAGGAAGCAAAAACTTTCACAATTTAACACAAAAAACCGGCACTGTTATGGTTCTGACGGCAACTTGTGTTCCAAAGCTCCCGAAATGGCTTCTTTTATCTTGGACTCCAACTTGTTATGGAAAACTTGCTTTTTCAGCACCGAGGGTTCGGCTGCTCTTTCGGTACAATCGTTTAGCTTACAACGCTCACAAGTGGTACTGACCAAAACCACCGGAACATTAATGTCATTCCAGAACCTGACTTTGTTCATAAACTTCTTGTTGATTAAAAACCCGATGGAAACGCTGCTGTTTGTATTTGGAGTAGGGTAGGCGGTTCGGGCAACTGAAATACAAAAATATTCATTGCCGGAAGTCAGGGATAATGCTCTTTGAACTTTAACCAATGCTTCTGGCGGGATTTTGCCGTTGTTTTGTTGCTGTTCAAGTTCAGATAACACCGAAATTCCTACCCACCGGCGGCAATAATGCTCGTTCAGCTCATTTCCATGAAGATTGTGCAGATTAGGCAGGTGCAGCTCTTTGGTGATGTCAAAATGGTTCGAGCCTTTTACATGACTGACCCGGGCAAAAAACAATTCATTCAACCCCAAAAAAGTAGGGGCTATACTCGTCAGACGGTGAAAAAAAGTATCGGACGAAACATTGTAGCTGTTGATAATTTGCAATAGTTGCTCCCCGTCAAAGGTTTCGGATGCCAAAAAACGTTCAACATCCCGAACCACTGCATGACGGTTTAAAAACAAAGCTCCGGCAAAATAGGAAGCCTTAAAATTGTTGAGTGCTTGTTCAAAGGATTTAATTCTTACCCAGGATTGGGTATTGTTTCTGCCCGAAAGCTGCAAATAGTTATACCCTAATTCTTTAGCTAACTGAAAAGCTGTTTGTGCGGGGTTTAGATTGTTGTTTAACAGCAGTTTGTTCCCGTCTTTATGTTCCACAAAAACCGAACGAATTCCCTGCAGTTCGGGAAATTTGCCTAAGTGATTTTCTTCAATCCGGTAATTATACTGTTCTGCAAGCAAGGTTTGTAGATGTCCGGCACTAACCGGCAGGGTAGGAGGCAGGTCAAACTCAGCAACAAACCTTTCGGCCGCCTCTTCCAGGTCTTCAAAATAGTTGTCGTGGAGTTCCTGATAGGAACGCAATGTCGCTAATAAAAATAATTCGGCAGGCATTTCGTAGTTGCGGGTAATGCTGATGATGGTACTGATAAATGCGCTTACCTTGACCGGTGCATTGGAAATAATTTCGACCAAACTCTCAATGCCGATACCGAATACCTCTAAAGGAAGTTCTTTTAAAAAGTCCGAATTGAGCAATTCGGCAACCGGAGTTAAATTTTTGGTTACCTTGAGTGATACCATTTCTTCATAGCTGACCCCAAGAGCTTGCGACAAGGCTACTATTTTTTCGGTTTTGGGAAATTTCTTGCCTTTTTCAATTTCGTTGAGGTAAGACACCGAAATTCCACAGTTTTCAGCCAACCCTTTGAGCGACCAGCCTCCCTTTTGCCGAAGCTGTCTGAGCTTTAACCCAAAAATCATGCGCACCTTTTGTTCGATTAACATGCAGTTGACCTTTTTTTACGGTGTAACATTGTAGGAAATGGCCTTTGTTGCGCCGATTTTTGCGCAAAGTAACTATGCGAATGTCTAAAATTTAAACCCTTCAGCAAATAAACAAAAATTTTTTTTGCGTTTAGCGAAATTTCGCTTGCAAAATTAAAAAAACCGGTTTATCTTTGCATTGGATTTATTTCCAGCGAATTTTCGCTAACTCGTAACAGTCTTAATTTTCCTCTCGGAAATTTATCCTGTTACAATTTGTGCAGCAATGCCTTAGAGTTAAGGGAGTAAATGTTTGCATTTTGGTTGGAGTTCAAACAAGCCTGCCCATCTTACAATAGTAGTGGGCGGGCTTTTTTTTTAGTTCCATATTTAATAAATCACCCACAGATTGATTCTGCTTTGATTTACGCTATCCTCAGAATAAAAAAATCACCCGCAGATTTCGCTGATATCCGCAGATTTTTTCTGCATTCATTTGTGTTATCTGCTGGAGAAAATAATTCGCCCGCATCTTTAGCTGATTGTATCTGCGTTAATTTGCGCCATCTGCGGGAGAAAAAAATCGCCCACAAATTGTTTCTGCTTTGATTTACTGTATCCGCAGAGCAAATAAATCACCCGCAGATTTTTTCTGCGTTAATTTGAGCCATCTGCGGGAGAAAAAAATCACCTACAAATTGTTTTTGCTTTGAATTACGCTATCCCCAAGGCAATATAAATTGCCCGCAGATTTCGCTGATATCCGCAGATTGTTTCTGTGTTCATTTGCGCCATCTGCGGGAGAAAAAAATCGCCCACAAATTGTTTCTGCTTTGATTTACGGTATCCGCAGAGCAAATAAATCACCCACAAATTTCGCTGATATCCGATGATTGTTTCTGCGTTAATTTGCGTTATCTGCGGGAGAAAAAAAATCGCCCATAAATTGTTTCTGCTTTGATTTACGCTATCCTCAGAACAAATAAATCACCCGCTGATTTCGCTGATTATTTCTGCGTTAATTTGCGTTATCTGCGGGAGAAAAAAATCGCCCACAAATTGTTTCTGCTTTGATTTACGCTA
This is a stretch of genomic DNA from Sphingobacteriales bacterium. It encodes these proteins:
- a CDS encoding serine protease — translated: MDCRPTIFVLLTFFFLGSNAFVFADNPSGNISLSQSNPALNLFDYMQGVKFAELVTSPEVQKKIDTDGSVLLDHFAKYLKSLGFKTVAITSEDKKTLYESAPSYCDIVRVKVQMEVVKKQLFTNHVMEFNACTGDYFQFITTDTLYNDPYLLDKLYSIWRSFYDTTLVYEKAKRLKLPRNQTGWNEESLKKYFTGNKPDNNLEGIYEKFIIGVPNKSKYRIAVVKNPDSGNFDAIYLNGASNYEDWQVGEVAGYIYPTGTLNFYNVHWYSENKQMEEDVYLSVDQSNMLYLTFANEEETVYKYYKQFPRQGQQRRLVATGSGIAVSSNGYIVTNNHVIQGGNLIEVQTMSNGKKVVYQAVVMVNDEINDLAVIKIEDWNFSSLPEIPYTIKTNLSEVGEKVYTMGFPLSATMGESLKLTDGVISSPKGFKGDVSTYQLTVPVHPGNSGGPLYDYQGNLIGIIKAKHSQAESATYAIKTRNVLNLIELLPEKVVLPETNLLTGKELKEQVKLLEEFVFFIKVLE
- a CDS encoding helix-turn-helix domain-containing protein, translated to MLIEQKVRMIFGLKLRQLRQKGGWSLKGLAENCGISVSYLNEIEKGKKFPKTEKIVALSQALGVSYEEMVSLKVTKNLTPVAELLNSDFLKELPLEVFGIGIESLVEIISNAPVKVSAFISTIISITRNYEMPAELFLLATLRSYQELHDNYFEDLEEAAERFVAEFDLPPTLPVSAGHLQTLLAEQYNYRIEENHLGKFPELQGIRSVFVEHKDGNKLLLNNNLNPAQTAFQLAKELGYNYLQLSGRNNTQSWVRIKSFEQALNNFKASYFAGALFLNRHAVVRDVERFLASETFDGEQLLQIINSYNVSSDTFFHRLTSIAPTFLGLNELFFARVSHVKGSNHFDITKELHLPNLHNLHGNELNEHYCRRWVGISVLSELEQQQNNGKIPPEALVKVQRALSLTSGNEYFCISVARTAYPTPNTNSSVSIGFLINKKFMNKVRFWNDINVPVVLVSTTCERCKLNDCTERAAEPSVLKKQVFHNKLESKIKEAISGALEHKLPSEP